Proteins encoded together in one Hylaeus volcanicus isolate JK05 chromosome 3, UHH_iyHylVolc1.0_haploid, whole genome shotgun sequence window:
- the LOC128874135 gene encoding uncharacterized protein LOC128874135 isoform X1, with protein MKKFNNISDILQTISVLATLKVVVNGQTTCNGGLGRVVYERLPDQQLQGFDDDVVRDSAPPFRVLEKCQELCLRDRTATNNLVRACTSFDFQPGSRIASFSGAAEYEESTCYLTREQAQPEGIGNLMLVPNSVHFTEVCLGSDRIERECPNRRYVFERHPRKKLKLPLTDIKEVSAANRTDCEDRCLNEFSFICRSATYDTALRSCALSRFTRRTHPELLEDDPNSDYLENTCLNAERRCDGLAVFVKEENKRLRGPFEVDIYTNLTLDECQALCLRAEKYFCRSVEFDEQTRQCVISEEDSVSQKDDIGISNSPSHHFYDLVCLDNHPPIARGSEYPDSSSSSHLFSDGRRPDTAFQRYRNSRLSGEFHSEITGRSLSECLDECLRQTSFQCRSAVYSEHYHTCRLSRFNQRDGHRIIYDADYDYYENLMHQYLDGDRDSPGYRPDPLGQDTNFGRPSLGRPGYPDDYDKGYTSSVKPDRFPDRHPDRYPDRYPDRYPDRFPDRYPDRYPDRYPDKYPDRYPDKYPDRYPDRYPDKYPDRYPDKYPDKYPDKYPDRYPDKYPDRYPDRFPADRYPDRYPMSGHYPIGAGGDFPDPIDRYPGNDRYPIDRYPVSDRYPIGYPSSDRYPSSDRYPSSDRYPSSDRYPISDRFPIRGGDRRPVPADRYPIPDPAIDRYPTNPRFPTGVGSRYPISPTRYPSDSDRYPNAIDRYPVPEDPLDRYPSGLGGARPHADRYPISERYPDKDLYPNRYPPPPAHGSGYPIDDGYGPQSHPERPPFGAAGPTRPLGFGGYNNDGGSIIGGGYVGEGGVYNTRPFGTSGGPIIGRPPLVSRCDEQDNFRQVGPHTRVRKPFVRRYTTASSLAQCERECADARDFVCRSFNYRPYAAPFGAERDNCELSDRDSRDMDMGNPVYYDTGSDYDFYERNNGRQGVDAECLDVSQVCSEDGMEFTLRTPEGFIGRIYTYGYYDRCFFRGNGGTVNVLRISGPQGYPECGTQRYGDTMTNIVVVQFSDYVQTGRDKRFNLTCLFRGPGEAVVTSGYIGAGSGSPIPIEYLPAENTLSSRVRLLILYQGRPTTTIAVGDPLTFRLEAQDGYNYVTDIFATNVIARDPYSGRSVQLIDRYGCPVDNYVFPGLDRLREGDSLEARFNAFKIPESNFLVFEATVRTCRDGCQPAYCSGGTGRSEPSFGRRRRDVSTNDTVNEENEMTTIIENNANDTSSATNSTNVDDIHTEEEEEEEEEEEHVREMIEVLDSRMEIDEDTMMERQTTIMENVCITPNEYYGLVTAVAVLVVLLASVVLLSMLIYRKYAYAVITKNRRVDKACNRSSHSDDAYSSRANNFSFLRTGLQKPFQSTSISRSMSNVISQRVSSSSTALEGAVGLSSSRRTGFDPSEPIYTDPSLFEVARCSSPKPALNDNFHLM; from the exons atgaaaaagtttaaCAACATATCGGATATACTACAAACGATCTCCGTGCTAGCTACCTTAAAAGTGGTAGTTAACG GACAAACCACATGCAATGGCGGTTTAGGTCGAGTCGTTTACGAGAGACTTCCGGACCAACAGCTTCAGGGCTTCGACGATGACGTG GTGCGAGACTCAGCCCCGCCGTTCAGAGTTTTGGAAAAGTGTCAGGAGCTCTGTCTGCGGGATCGAACAGCGACGAACAACCTGGTGCGTGCGTGCACGAGCTTTGACTTCCAACCTGGCAGCAGAATAGCGTCCTTCAGCGGGGCTGCTGAGTACGAGGAAAGCACTTGCTACTTAACGAGAGAACAAGCGCAACCAGAAGGCATCGGGAACCTGATGCTTGTGCCAAACAGCGTCCACTTCACGGAAGTTTGTCTCGGCT CTGACAGGATAGAAAGAGAATGCCCGAATAGGCGCTACGTTTTTGAGAGACATCCCAGGAAGAAACTGAAACTACCATTAACGGACATCAAGGAAGTTAGTGCAGCGAACAGAACAGACTGCGAGGATAG ATGTCTCAACGAATTCAGTTTCATTTGCCGATCGGCGACCTACGACACAGCCCTAAGGAGCTGTGCCCTAAGTCGTTTCACCAGAAGAACACATCCTGAATTATTAGAAGACGATCCAAATTCTGATTATCTAGAGAACACATGCCTCAATG CGGAGCGCCGCTGCGACGGCCTAGCTGTGTTCGTGAAAGAGGAGAACAAGCGTCTCCGAGGGCCCTTCGAAGTCGACATCTACACGAACCTAACTTTGGACGAGTGTCAAGCTCTCTGTCTCAGagctgaaaaatatttctgtcgGAGCGTCGAGTTCGACGAGCAGACGCGACAATGCGTCATCTCGGAGGAGGACTCCGTCTCCCAGAAGGACGACATCGGGATAAGCAACAGCCCGAGCCACCACTTCTACGATTTGGTTTGTCTGGACAATC ATCCGCCCATAGCACGCGGCTCCGAGTACCCAGACAGCAGCTCCTCATCGCACCTCTTCTCCGACGGACGTCGACCTGACACCGCCTTCCAGCGGTACCGGAACTCGCGTTTAAGCGGGGAATTCCACTCGGAAATAACCGGGCGCAGCTTGAGCGAATGCCTCGACGAGTGTCTTCGACAGACCAGCTTTCAATGCAGGAGCGCAGTTTACTCCGAGCATTACCACACTTGTCGACTGAGTCGATTCAATCAACGAGATGGCCACAGGATCATCTACGATGCGGATTACGATTACTACGAGAACCTTATGC ATCAATACTTGGATGGGGATCGAGACAGTCCTGGATACCGACCAGATCCCTTGGGACAGGATACGAATTTTGGACGACCGTCCTTAGGACGACCTG GCTATCCAGACGATTACGACAAGGGATACACCAGCAGCGTGAAGCCAGATCGGTTCCCAGATCGCCACCCAGACCGTTATCCTGACCGTTATCCTGACCGTTATCCTGACCGTTTTCCAGATCGTTATCCCGACAGATACCCAGACCGATATCCTGATAAATACCCCGATCGATACCCTGACAAATACCCAGATAGATACCCAGATCGTTATCCTGACAAATACCCAGATCGTTATCCAGACAAGTATCCAGACAAGTATCCAGACAAGTATCCAGATCGTTATCCAGACAAGTATCCAGATCGCTATCCTGACCGTTTCCCAGCAGACAGATACCCAGACAGATACCCGATGAGTGGACACTATCCAATCGGAGCTGGAGGAGACTTCCCAGACCCCATAGATCGGTATCCAGGTAACGATCGCTATCCTATAGATCGTTACCCAGTGAGCGATCGTTACCCAATTGGATATCCATCCTCTGACAGATACCCATCCTCTGATAGATACCCATCCTCTGACAGGTACCCATCCTCTGATAGATACCCGATTTCCGATCGATTCCCGATCAGAGGCGGCGATCGTCGTCCTGTGCCTGCGGATCGATACCCAATTCCCGATCCAGCCATAGACAGATATCCAACGAACCCTCGATTCCCAACTGGAGTCGGTAGCAGGTACCCGATATCCCCTACTCGCTATCCGAGCGACAGCGATCGGTATCCCAACGCCATTGACCGATACCCCGTTCCAGAGGACCCCTTGGATCGGTATCCCTCAGGATTAGGTGGGGCCAGGCCTCACGCTGATCGATATCCCATCAGTGAAAGATACCCGGACAAGGACCTTTATCCCAACCG GTACCCTCCACCCCCAGCTCACGGAAGTGGCTACCCAATCGACGACGGCTATGGACCCCAATCGCACCCAGAACGCCCCCCCTTCGGCGCAGCTGGGCCCACGCGTCCTTTAGGCTTCGGAGGATACAACAACGACGGTGGTAGTATAATTGGCGGAGGCTACGTGGGTGAGGGTGGAGTCTACAACACCAGACCCTTCGGGACGAGCGGTGGTCCCATCATTGGTCGTCCCCCTCTGGTCTCGAGATGCGACGAACAGGACAATTTCCGTCAAGTGGGCCCCCACACCAGGGTCCGAAAACCGTTCGTCAGACGGTACACAACCGCCTCCTCCCTTGCTCAGTGTGAAAGGGAATGCGCCGACGCCAGGGACTTCGTCTGCAGGTCTTTCAACTATCGGCCCTACGCAGCCCCATTTGGCGCTGAAAGGGACAACTGCGAGCTCAGCGACAGGGACTCCAGGGACATGGACATGGGGAACCCTGTCTACTATGACACAGGCTCCGATTACGATTTCTACGAGAGGAACAACGGTAGACAGGGCGTGGACGCTGAATGTCTCGACG TGAGTCAAGTCTGTAGCGAAGATGGAATGGAGTTTACGTTAAGGACACCGGAAGGATTCATCGGCCGGATATACACGTACGGCTATTACGATCGCTGCTTCTTCCGTGGGAATGGCGGAACCGTAAACGTGCTGAGAATCAGCGGTCCTCAGGGTTATCCCGAATGCGGAACTCAAAGA TACGGCGACACAATGACGAACATCGTTGTGGTGCAGTTCTCCGACTACGTGCAAACCGGAAGGGACAAACGTTTCAATCTCACCTGCCTGTTTCGAGGCCCTGGCGAAGCTGTCGTCACGTCCGGCTACATCGGTGCCGG GTCAGGGTCTCCGATCCCTATCGAATATCTTCCAGCAGAAAATACCTTGAGTTCTCGAGTGCGTCTGCTTATTCTCTATCAAGGCAGGCCCACAACCACCATCGCTGTCGGTGACCCACTCACCTTCAGGCTAGAAGCCCAGGATGG GTACAATTATGTGACTGACATCTTCGCCACCAACGTCATAGCGAGAGATCCTTATTCTGGAAGGAGCGTTCAACTAATAGACAGATACGG CTGTCCAGTGGACAACTACGTGTTCCCAGGATTAGATCGTTTGCGAGAAGGAGACAGCCTCGAGGCGCGTTTCAACGCCTTCAAAATCCCGGAATCCAATTTCTTAGTGTTCGAGGCGACTGTGAGGACGTGCAGGGACGGTTGTCAGCCTGCTTACTGTTCTGGTGGCACCGGAAGAAGCGAGCCGTCTTTTGGAAGGAGGCGAAGAGACGTCTCGACCAATGATACGGTcaatgaagaaaatgaaatgacCACGATAATCGAGAATAATGCAAACGACACGTCCTCAGCGACCAATTCCACGAACGTCGATGACATTCACActgaagaagaggaggaggaggaggaggaggaggaacaCGTCAGAGAAATGATTGAG GTGCTAGATTCAAGAATGGAGATCGACGAAGATACGATGATGGAGAGACAGACCACCATTATGGAGAACGTTTGCATAACACCCAACGAGTATTACGGACTCGTGACAGCGGTGGCAGTCCTCGTGGTGCTTCTAGCTTCCGTAGTATTGTTGTCCATGCTGATCTACAG aaaatacgCTTACGCGGTGATCACGAAGAACCGTAGAGTTGATAAAGCATGCAATCGCAGCAGTCATTCGGATGACGCTTACAGCAGTCGAGCGAATAATTTCTCCTTCCTACGGACAGGCCTTCAGAAACCGTTTCAATCGAC gtCGATCTCCAGATCCATGAGCAACGTGATTAGTCAACGCGTGAGTTCATCGTCAACAGCTCTGGAGGGTGCCGTGGGATTGTCGTCCAGCAGAAGGACTGGCTTCGACCCCAGCGAACCTATTTACACCGATCCATCGCTCTTCGAGGTCGCTCGCTGCTCGTCGCCCAAACCTGCACTCAATGATAACTTCCATCTGATGTGA
- the LOC128874135 gene encoding uncharacterized protein LOC128874135 isoform X2, translating into MKKFNNISDILQTISVLATLKVVVNGQTTCNGGLGRVVYERLPDQQLQGFDDDVVRDSAPPFRVLEKCQELCLRDRTATNNLVRACTSFDFQPGSRIASFSGAAEYEESTCYLTREQAQPEGIGNLMLVPNSVHFTEVCLGSDRIERECPNRRYVFERHPRKKLKLPLTDIKEVSAANRTDCEDRCLNEFSFICRSATYDTALRSCALSRFTRRTHPELLEDDPNSDYLENTCLNAERRCDGLAVFVKEENKRLRGPFEVDIYTNLTLDECQALCLRAEKYFCRSVEFDEQTRQCVISEEDSVSQKDDIGISNSPSHHFYDLVCLDNPRGSEYPDSSSSSHLFSDGRRPDTAFQRYRNSRLSGEFHSEITGRSLSECLDECLRQTSFQCRSAVYSEHYHTCRLSRFNQRDGHRIIYDADYDYYENLMHQYLDGDRDSPGYRPDPLGQDTNFGRPSLGRPGYPDDYDKGYTSSVKPDRFPDRHPDRYPDRYPDRYPDRFPDRYPDRYPDRYPDKYPDRYPDKYPDRYPDRYPDKYPDRYPDKYPDKYPDKYPDRYPDKYPDRYPDRFPADRYPDRYPMSGHYPIGAGGDFPDPIDRYPGNDRYPIDRYPVSDRYPIGYPSSDRYPSSDRYPSSDRYPSSDRYPISDRFPIRGGDRRPVPADRYPIPDPAIDRYPTNPRFPTGVGSRYPISPTRYPSDSDRYPNAIDRYPVPEDPLDRYPSGLGGARPHADRYPISERYPDKDLYPNRYPPPPAHGSGYPIDDGYGPQSHPERPPFGAAGPTRPLGFGGYNNDGGSIIGGGYVGEGGVYNTRPFGTSGGPIIGRPPLVSRCDEQDNFRQVGPHTRVRKPFVRRYTTASSLAQCERECADARDFVCRSFNYRPYAAPFGAERDNCELSDRDSRDMDMGNPVYYDTGSDYDFYERNNGRQGVDAECLDVSQVCSEDGMEFTLRTPEGFIGRIYTYGYYDRCFFRGNGGTVNVLRISGPQGYPECGTQRYGDTMTNIVVVQFSDYVQTGRDKRFNLTCLFRGPGEAVVTSGYIGAGYARSGSPIPIEYLPAENTLSSRVRLLILYQGRPTTTIAVGDPLTFRLEAQDGYNYVTDIFATNVIARDPYSGRSVQLIDRYGCPVDNYVFPGLDRLREGDSLEARFNAFKIPESNFLVFEATVRTCRDGCQPAYCSGGTGRSEPSFGRRRRDVSTNDTVNEENEMTTIIENNANDTSSATNSTNVDDIHTEEEEEEEEEEEHVREMIEVLDSRMEIDEDTMMERQTTIMENVCITPNEYYGLVTAVAVLVVLLASVVLLSMLIYRKYAYAVITKNRRVDKACNRSSHSDDAYSSRANNFSFLRTGLQKPFQSTSISRSMSNVISQRVSSSSTALEGAVGLSSSRRTGFDPSEPIYTDPSLFEVARCSSPKPALNDNFHLM; encoded by the exons atgaaaaagtttaaCAACATATCGGATATACTACAAACGATCTCCGTGCTAGCTACCTTAAAAGTGGTAGTTAACG GACAAACCACATGCAATGGCGGTTTAGGTCGAGTCGTTTACGAGAGACTTCCGGACCAACAGCTTCAGGGCTTCGACGATGACGTG GTGCGAGACTCAGCCCCGCCGTTCAGAGTTTTGGAAAAGTGTCAGGAGCTCTGTCTGCGGGATCGAACAGCGACGAACAACCTGGTGCGTGCGTGCACGAGCTTTGACTTCCAACCTGGCAGCAGAATAGCGTCCTTCAGCGGGGCTGCTGAGTACGAGGAAAGCACTTGCTACTTAACGAGAGAACAAGCGCAACCAGAAGGCATCGGGAACCTGATGCTTGTGCCAAACAGCGTCCACTTCACGGAAGTTTGTCTCGGCT CTGACAGGATAGAAAGAGAATGCCCGAATAGGCGCTACGTTTTTGAGAGACATCCCAGGAAGAAACTGAAACTACCATTAACGGACATCAAGGAAGTTAGTGCAGCGAACAGAACAGACTGCGAGGATAG ATGTCTCAACGAATTCAGTTTCATTTGCCGATCGGCGACCTACGACACAGCCCTAAGGAGCTGTGCCCTAAGTCGTTTCACCAGAAGAACACATCCTGAATTATTAGAAGACGATCCAAATTCTGATTATCTAGAGAACACATGCCTCAATG CGGAGCGCCGCTGCGACGGCCTAGCTGTGTTCGTGAAAGAGGAGAACAAGCGTCTCCGAGGGCCCTTCGAAGTCGACATCTACACGAACCTAACTTTGGACGAGTGTCAAGCTCTCTGTCTCAGagctgaaaaatatttctgtcgGAGCGTCGAGTTCGACGAGCAGACGCGACAATGCGTCATCTCGGAGGAGGACTCCGTCTCCCAGAAGGACGACATCGGGATAAGCAACAGCCCGAGCCACCACTTCTACGATTTGGTTTGTCTGGACAATC CACGCGGCTCCGAGTACCCAGACAGCAGCTCCTCATCGCACCTCTTCTCCGACGGACGTCGACCTGACACCGCCTTCCAGCGGTACCGGAACTCGCGTTTAAGCGGGGAATTCCACTCGGAAATAACCGGGCGCAGCTTGAGCGAATGCCTCGACGAGTGTCTTCGACAGACCAGCTTTCAATGCAGGAGCGCAGTTTACTCCGAGCATTACCACACTTGTCGACTGAGTCGATTCAATCAACGAGATGGCCACAGGATCATCTACGATGCGGATTACGATTACTACGAGAACCTTATGC ATCAATACTTGGATGGGGATCGAGACAGTCCTGGATACCGACCAGATCCCTTGGGACAGGATACGAATTTTGGACGACCGTCCTTAGGACGACCTG GCTATCCAGACGATTACGACAAGGGATACACCAGCAGCGTGAAGCCAGATCGGTTCCCAGATCGCCACCCAGACCGTTATCCTGACCGTTATCCTGACCGTTATCCTGACCGTTTTCCAGATCGTTATCCCGACAGATACCCAGACCGATATCCTGATAAATACCCCGATCGATACCCTGACAAATACCCAGATAGATACCCAGATCGTTATCCTGACAAATACCCAGATCGTTATCCAGACAAGTATCCAGACAAGTATCCAGACAAGTATCCAGATCGTTATCCAGACAAGTATCCAGATCGCTATCCTGACCGTTTCCCAGCAGACAGATACCCAGACAGATACCCGATGAGTGGACACTATCCAATCGGAGCTGGAGGAGACTTCCCAGACCCCATAGATCGGTATCCAGGTAACGATCGCTATCCTATAGATCGTTACCCAGTGAGCGATCGTTACCCAATTGGATATCCATCCTCTGACAGATACCCATCCTCTGATAGATACCCATCCTCTGACAGGTACCCATCCTCTGATAGATACCCGATTTCCGATCGATTCCCGATCAGAGGCGGCGATCGTCGTCCTGTGCCTGCGGATCGATACCCAATTCCCGATCCAGCCATAGACAGATATCCAACGAACCCTCGATTCCCAACTGGAGTCGGTAGCAGGTACCCGATATCCCCTACTCGCTATCCGAGCGACAGCGATCGGTATCCCAACGCCATTGACCGATACCCCGTTCCAGAGGACCCCTTGGATCGGTATCCCTCAGGATTAGGTGGGGCCAGGCCTCACGCTGATCGATATCCCATCAGTGAAAGATACCCGGACAAGGACCTTTATCCCAACCG GTACCCTCCACCCCCAGCTCACGGAAGTGGCTACCCAATCGACGACGGCTATGGACCCCAATCGCACCCAGAACGCCCCCCCTTCGGCGCAGCTGGGCCCACGCGTCCTTTAGGCTTCGGAGGATACAACAACGACGGTGGTAGTATAATTGGCGGAGGCTACGTGGGTGAGGGTGGAGTCTACAACACCAGACCCTTCGGGACGAGCGGTGGTCCCATCATTGGTCGTCCCCCTCTGGTCTCGAGATGCGACGAACAGGACAATTTCCGTCAAGTGGGCCCCCACACCAGGGTCCGAAAACCGTTCGTCAGACGGTACACAACCGCCTCCTCCCTTGCTCAGTGTGAAAGGGAATGCGCCGACGCCAGGGACTTCGTCTGCAGGTCTTTCAACTATCGGCCCTACGCAGCCCCATTTGGCGCTGAAAGGGACAACTGCGAGCTCAGCGACAGGGACTCCAGGGACATGGACATGGGGAACCCTGTCTACTATGACACAGGCTCCGATTACGATTTCTACGAGAGGAACAACGGTAGACAGGGCGTGGACGCTGAATGTCTCGACG TGAGTCAAGTCTGTAGCGAAGATGGAATGGAGTTTACGTTAAGGACACCGGAAGGATTCATCGGCCGGATATACACGTACGGCTATTACGATCGCTGCTTCTTCCGTGGGAATGGCGGAACCGTAAACGTGCTGAGAATCAGCGGTCCTCAGGGTTATCCCGAATGCGGAACTCAAAGA TACGGCGACACAATGACGAACATCGTTGTGGTGCAGTTCTCCGACTACGTGCAAACCGGAAGGGACAAACGTTTCAATCTCACCTGCCTGTTTCGAGGCCCTGGCGAAGCTGTCGTCACGTCCGGCTACATCGGTGCCGGGTATGCCAG GTCAGGGTCTCCGATCCCTATCGAATATCTTCCAGCAGAAAATACCTTGAGTTCTCGAGTGCGTCTGCTTATTCTCTATCAAGGCAGGCCCACAACCACCATCGCTGTCGGTGACCCACTCACCTTCAGGCTAGAAGCCCAGGATGG GTACAATTATGTGACTGACATCTTCGCCACCAACGTCATAGCGAGAGATCCTTATTCTGGAAGGAGCGTTCAACTAATAGACAGATACGG CTGTCCAGTGGACAACTACGTGTTCCCAGGATTAGATCGTTTGCGAGAAGGAGACAGCCTCGAGGCGCGTTTCAACGCCTTCAAAATCCCGGAATCCAATTTCTTAGTGTTCGAGGCGACTGTGAGGACGTGCAGGGACGGTTGTCAGCCTGCTTACTGTTCTGGTGGCACCGGAAGAAGCGAGCCGTCTTTTGGAAGGAGGCGAAGAGACGTCTCGACCAATGATACGGTcaatgaagaaaatgaaatgacCACGATAATCGAGAATAATGCAAACGACACGTCCTCAGCGACCAATTCCACGAACGTCGATGACATTCACActgaagaagaggaggaggaggaggaggaggaggaacaCGTCAGAGAAATGATTGAG GTGCTAGATTCAAGAATGGAGATCGACGAAGATACGATGATGGAGAGACAGACCACCATTATGGAGAACGTTTGCATAACACCCAACGAGTATTACGGACTCGTGACAGCGGTGGCAGTCCTCGTGGTGCTTCTAGCTTCCGTAGTATTGTTGTCCATGCTGATCTACAG aaaatacgCTTACGCGGTGATCACGAAGAACCGTAGAGTTGATAAAGCATGCAATCGCAGCAGTCATTCGGATGACGCTTACAGCAGTCGAGCGAATAATTTCTCCTTCCTACGGACAGGCCTTCAGAAACCGTTTCAATCGAC gtCGATCTCCAGATCCATGAGCAACGTGATTAGTCAACGCGTGAGTTCATCGTCAACAGCTCTGGAGGGTGCCGTGGGATTGTCGTCCAGCAGAAGGACTGGCTTCGACCCCAGCGAACCTATTTACACCGATCCATCGCTCTTCGAGGTCGCTCGCTGCTCGTCGCCCAAACCTGCACTCAATGATAACTTCCATCTGATGTGA